The Corynebacterium suranareeae genome window below encodes:
- a CDS encoding amino acid permease, with product MNASPAPTRSFKGLRARHIHFIALGSAIGTGLFYGSAGAIQAAGPSVLLVYLLGGAVVYFMLRALGEMAVHHPVRGSFAVYTRAHLGGWAGYITGWMFAFEMLIVCLADLTAIGIYMGFWFPGTPQWVWVAATLLIVGGANLASVRWFGELEFVFTIIKVTAVIAMIVGGAAILAFGLGTNSEVAGVSNLWDHGGFFPNGVEGMIAAFILVLFAFGGTEIIGVAGSEAEDPEKSIPKAVNTVPLRILLFYVGAILVILALNPWPAITGEESPFVQIFDTLGVNWAAGLLNLVVITAALSAINADLFGAGRVLTGLAKENLAPQAMGKIAKNGVPVMTTAIMIIVLIVGVILNAVLPERVFEIVASLATFATVYVWLMILLAQVGSRRKMPANEVKSLKFPVPFYPFGQYFAILFIAFTFGIMVWYSNYHLPLAVGIGFLILMTILYFVTGRPRAIAPLNYEELDPRRV from the coding sequence ATGAATGCTTCCCCTGCCCCAACCCGATCGTTTAAAGGATTGCGGGCGAGACACATTCACTTCATTGCACTTGGTTCCGCAATCGGCACTGGCCTGTTTTACGGTTCTGCAGGTGCAATCCAAGCAGCTGGTCCATCAGTACTTCTGGTCTACCTTCTCGGTGGTGCCGTGGTGTACTTCATGCTGCGTGCTTTGGGCGAAATGGCAGTGCACCACCCTGTCCGTGGTTCCTTTGCTGTTTACACTCGCGCGCACCTAGGTGGCTGGGCCGGATACATCACCGGCTGGATGTTCGCGTTTGAGATGCTTATCGTTTGCCTTGCCGATCTCACCGCCATCGGCATCTATATGGGCTTCTGGTTCCCTGGCACACCACAATGGGTCTGGGTCGCTGCAACCCTTCTGATCGTTGGTGGTGCAAACCTTGCATCAGTTCGCTGGTTCGGCGAGCTTGAGTTTGTTTTCACCATCATCAAAGTCACGGCTGTTATTGCGATGATCGTCGGTGGCGCAGCGATTCTTGCTTTCGGCCTTGGTACTAACTCCGAGGTAGCTGGCGTATCCAATCTGTGGGACCACGGAGGATTTTTCCCCAATGGTGTCGAAGGCATGATCGCCGCCTTCATCCTTGTTCTATTCGCATTCGGTGGTACTGAAATCATCGGTGTTGCAGGTTCAGAAGCTGAAGATCCAGAAAAGTCCATCCCCAAGGCCGTAAACACCGTCCCACTGCGCATCTTGCTGTTCTATGTTGGTGCGATCCTGGTCATCTTGGCTCTTAACCCTTGGCCTGCCATCACCGGTGAGGAATCCCCCTTCGTCCAGATCTTTGACACCCTCGGCGTCAACTGGGCAGCTGGGTTACTTAACCTCGTGGTCATTACCGCAGCGCTGTCCGCTATCAATGCTGACCTCTTCGGTGCCGGCCGCGTCCTCACCGGCCTAGCCAAGGAAAACCTTGCACCTCAAGCCATGGGCAAGATTGCCAAAAACGGTGTTCCAGTCATGACCACCGCCATCATGATCATCGTCTTGATCGTGGGAGTTATCCTCAACGCTGTACTTCCCGAGCGCGTCTTTGAGATCGTCGCTTCCCTAGCCACCTTCGCAACCGTCTACGTGTGGCTAATGATTCTGCTCGCACAAGTAGGATCCCGCCGAAAGATGCCTGCCAACGAGGTCAAGTCCCTAAAGTTCCCTGTCCCCTTCTACCCCTTCGGACAGTACTTTGCGATCCTCTTTATCGCCTTCACCTTCGGCATCATGGTCTGGTACAGCAACTACCATCTCCCACTAGCCGTGGGCATCGGATTCTTAATCCTAATGACGATTCTTTACTTCGTAACGGGTCGCCCCAGAGCAATAGCCCCGCTTAACTATGAAGAGTTAGATCCGCGACGGGTTTAA
- a CDS encoding DEAD/DEAH box helicase, whose protein sequence is MSNTENVNGDVEQPNNVISSESQETPQGDSASADFALETPTNNVEDASASKGSEEITRVAETSEDADSAQADNASNVINENEDSSEGDNQPSTESSSTEAKSGFDVLGLPERVLNAVRKVGYETPSPIQAQTIPILMEGQDVVGLAQTGTGKTAAFALPILSRIDKSVRSPQALVLAPTRELALQVADSFQSFADHVGGLNVLPIYGGQAYGIQLSGLRRGAHIVVGTPGRIIDHLEKGSLDISGLRFLVLDEADEMLNMGFQEDVERILEDTPEEKQVALFSATMPNGIRRLSKQYLNNPAEITVKSETRTNTNITQRFLSVAHRNKMDALTRILEVTEFEAMIMFVRTKHETEEVAEKLRARGFSAAAINGDIAQAQRERTVDQLKDGRLDILVATDVAARGLDVERISHVLNYDIPNDTESYVHRIGRTGRAGRTGEAILFVTPRERRMLRSIERATNAPLHEMDLPTVDQVNDFRKVKFADSITKSLEDKQIDLFRSLVKEYSQTNDVPLEDIAAALATQAQSGDFLLKELPPERRERNDRRRDRDFDDRGDRGGRGRDRGDRGSRFDRDDENLATYRLAVGKRQHIRPGAIVGALANEGGLNSKDFGRITIAADHTLVELPKDLPQSVLDNLRDTRISGQLINIERDSGGRPPRRFERDDRGGRGGFRGRDRDDRGGRGGFRGRDRDDRGGRGGFRGRDRDDRGDRGDRGGRGGYRGGRD, encoded by the coding sequence ATGAGTAATACCGAGAACGTCAACGGCGACGTAGAACAGCCGAATAACGTCATTTCGTCGGAATCTCAGGAAACCCCGCAGGGTGACTCAGCATCAGCTGACTTCGCTCTCGAGACCCCAACCAACAATGTTGAAGATGCATCTGCATCTAAGGGTAGCGAAGAGATCACCAGGGTTGCGGAAACTTCTGAGGACGCCGACTCTGCACAAGCAGACAACGCGAGCAATGTAATCAATGAGAATGAGGACTCCTCGGAAGGCGATAACCAGCCTTCAACCGAGTCATCCTCTACGGAAGCCAAGTCCGGCTTCGATGTACTCGGACTGCCAGAGCGTGTATTAAACGCTGTGCGCAAGGTGGGTTACGAAACTCCTTCCCCAATTCAGGCACAAACCATCCCGATCCTCATGGAGGGCCAGGATGTTGTTGGTCTAGCACAGACCGGTACCGGTAAGACCGCAGCTTTCGCGCTGCCAATCCTTTCCCGTATTGACAAGTCCGTGCGCAGCCCACAGGCACTTGTGCTTGCCCCTACCCGCGAGCTAGCACTTCAGGTTGCTGACTCCTTCCAATCTTTCGCTGACCACGTCGGAGGCCTTAACGTCCTGCCAATCTATGGTGGACAGGCTTACGGCATTCAGCTTTCTGGCCTGCGTCGCGGCGCTCACATCGTTGTGGGCACCCCAGGCCGTATCATCGACCACTTGGAAAAGGGCTCACTGGATATCTCCGGTCTGCGTTTCCTCGTACTCGATGAAGCAGATGAGATGCTGAATATGGGCTTCCAAGAAGATGTCGAGCGCATCCTCGAAGACACCCCAGAAGAAAAGCAGGTTGCACTGTTCTCCGCAACGATGCCAAACGGTATTCGTCGCCTCTCCAAGCAGTACCTCAACAACCCAGCTGAAATCACCGTTAAGTCCGAAACCAGGACTAACACCAACATCACCCAGCGATTCCTGTCTGTTGCACACCGCAACAAGATGGATGCACTGACCCGCATCCTCGAAGTCACCGAGTTCGAAGCAATGATCATGTTCGTGCGCACCAAGCACGAAACTGAAGAAGTTGCTGAAAAGCTTCGTGCACGCGGATTCTCCGCAGCAGCAATCAACGGCGACATTGCTCAGGCACAGCGTGAGCGCACCGTTGACCAGCTCAAGGATGGCCGCCTGGACATTCTTGTTGCTACCGACGTTGCAGCCCGTGGCCTCGACGTTGAGCGCATCTCCCACGTGCTTAACTACGACATTCCAAACGATACCGAGTCTTACGTTCACCGCATTGGCCGTACCGGCCGTGCAGGACGTACCGGCGAGGCAATCCTGTTTGTCACCCCACGTGAGCGCCGTATGCTCCGCTCCATCGAGCGCGCAACCAACGCACCACTGCACGAAATGGATCTGCCAACCGTTGATCAGGTCAACGACTTCCGCAAGGTTAAGTTCGCTGACTCCATCACCAAGTCCCTAGAGGATAAGCAGATCGACCTGTTCCGCAGCTTGGTCAAGGAATACTCCCAGACCAACGATGTTCCACTTGAGGACATTGCAGCGGCACTAGCAACTCAGGCACAGTCCGGTGACTTCCTGCTCAAGGAGCTCCCACCAGAGCGCCGTGAGCGCAACGATCGCCGCCGTGACCGTGACTTTGATGATCGTGGCGACCGCGGAGGACGTGGACGCGACCGTGGAGATCGTGGCTCCCGCTTCGACCGTGACGATGAGAACCTGGCAACCTACCGCCTCGCAGTAGGCAAGCGTCAGCACATCCGCCCAGGTGCCATCGTTGGTGCACTGGCCAACGAAGGTGGACTCAATTCCAAGGACTTCGGCCGCATCACCATCGCTGCTGATCACACCCTGGTTGAGCTGCCAAAGGACCTCCCACAAAGCGTTCTTGACAACCTGCGCGATACCCGCATCTCCGGCCAATTGATCAACATCGAACGCGACTCCGGTGGACGCCCACCACGCCGCTTCGAGCGTGATGATCGTGGCGGACGCGGAGGTTTCCGTGGACGTGACCGTGATGATCGTGGCGGACGCGGAGGTTTCCGCGGACGTGACCGTGATGATCGTGGTGGACGCGGTGGATTCCGTGGACGCGATCGCGATGACCGTGGAGATCGCGGCGATCGTGGTGGCCGTGGCGGCTACCGTGGTGGACGCGACTAA
- a CDS encoding TetR/AcrR family transcriptional regulator → MPTSSKPNDASTDQSNTQAPIGRRALKREQTRSRLIDSARTLMAERGVDNVGIAEITEGANVGTGTFYNYFIDRDQLLQAVAEDAFETVGSALDQSLNTLEDPAELFACSLRHLVQYSLHDRIWGGLLVQMGAAHPILMRVLGPCARRDLLLGIDTGRFTIEDVDLATTCTFGSLIAAINMALSVDQNSAENMDEMYAASMLRMVGVPADEAGAISKIPLPEITSLRAQ, encoded by the coding sequence ATGCCCACCTCTTCCAAGCCAAACGATGCTTCAACGGACCAGAGCAACACCCAAGCCCCCATTGGTCGTCGCGCTCTCAAGCGGGAACAAACCCGCTCACGCTTGATAGATTCTGCCCGCACACTCATGGCAGAACGAGGAGTAGACAATGTAGGAATCGCGGAGATTACCGAAGGCGCAAACGTAGGTACGGGTACTTTTTACAACTACTTCATCGACCGAGACCAGCTCTTACAGGCCGTTGCTGAAGACGCCTTTGAAACTGTTGGTTCAGCCCTTGACCAGTCACTAAATACCCTGGAAGACCCTGCAGAACTCTTCGCATGCTCTCTTCGACACCTAGTGCAATATTCATTGCATGACCGAATATGGGGAGGCCTTTTAGTCCAAATGGGCGCCGCACATCCCATCCTCATGCGCGTCCTGGGTCCATGTGCCCGCAGAGACCTGCTCCTCGGAATTGATACAGGAAGATTCACCATTGAGGACGTTGACCTAGCAACCACTTGCACTTTCGGGTCGCTTATCGCGGCAATTAACATGGCACTTTCTGTAGACCAAAATTCCGCTGAGAACATGGACGAAATGTATGCCGCATCAATGCTTCGTATGGTTGGTGTACCCGCCGATGAAGCTGGCGCAATTTCCAAAATCCCACTACCGGAAATCACCAGCCTTAGAGCACAATAG
- the mhpA gene encoding bifunctional 3-(3-hydroxy-phenyl)propionate/3-hydroxycinnamic acid hydroxylase MhpA gives MSLNEFDTDVCIVGGGPTGTLLAVLLGQKGHRVTILEKWPTFYERPRAVTFDHEIARILGYIGVDAENDEAIDYHTDSYDWKNAAGETLLEVDWTSMTDSGWRTRYWFYQPELEKRLRDLALSMDSVEIRCGFTAVGLTQDEDSATIHGVITDNPEDIPADAPREDIRARYVVGADGANSFVRNTLGLEMNDLGYFFDWLILDLKPTQKIDYGIAHWQLCDPKRPTTIVPGGPGRRRWEFMALPGEDLNQLASEESAWKLLEPWDVTPEKAILERSAVYRFQARWAQEWRSGRALIAGDAAHLMPPFAGEGMCAGLRDSLALAWRLDLVLGGKADDALLDTYGEERREHVHYYIDFSMELGNVICIADEKEARLRDERMIEELKSKDGVPVNTDVAHLGPGVWIKESAHGGELAKQGIVEYKGQKARFDDAVGRGWTVLGLNIDPRTILNEASLATLESIGAIVESVGDSESAVVDTEGLYSRWIGEAGAQFIITRPDFYVYSTAADAEELQQQIARLSDLLHLNSTVNA, from the coding sequence ATGTCACTTAATGAATTTGATACCGATGTCTGCATCGTCGGTGGAGGTCCGACCGGAACCCTGCTCGCTGTTTTGCTCGGCCAAAAGGGCCATCGCGTCACCATCTTGGAAAAATGGCCTACTTTTTACGAGCGTCCACGAGCTGTCACCTTCGATCATGAAATTGCACGCATTCTTGGCTACATCGGTGTCGATGCAGAAAATGATGAGGCAATTGACTATCACACAGACAGCTATGACTGGAAGAACGCAGCAGGAGAGACCCTCTTGGAGGTTGACTGGACTTCCATGACAGATTCCGGATGGCGCACACGCTACTGGTTTTACCAGCCAGAATTGGAAAAGCGCCTGCGTGATCTGGCCCTGAGTATGGATTCGGTGGAGATTCGTTGTGGATTTACCGCTGTTGGTCTTACCCAAGACGAGGATTCCGCCACGATCCATGGAGTTATCACTGATAACCCTGAAGACATTCCGGCAGATGCACCGCGTGAAGATATCCGAGCACGCTACGTTGTCGGTGCGGATGGCGCGAACAGCTTCGTGCGCAACACTCTTGGCCTAGAAATGAACGATCTTGGATACTTCTTCGATTGGTTGATCCTGGATCTCAAGCCAACCCAGAAAATCGACTACGGAATTGCGCACTGGCAGCTGTGTGATCCGAAGCGTCCAACCACAATTGTTCCTGGAGGTCCGGGGCGTCGTCGTTGGGAGTTCATGGCGTTGCCTGGTGAAGATCTGAACCAGCTGGCTTCCGAGGAAAGCGCGTGGAAGCTGCTAGAGCCATGGGACGTTACCCCAGAAAAGGCCATCTTGGAACGTTCCGCTGTGTATCGCTTCCAAGCTCGTTGGGCTCAGGAATGGCGTTCAGGTCGAGCGTTGATTGCTGGCGATGCTGCTCACCTCATGCCACCTTTCGCGGGCGAAGGTATGTGTGCTGGACTTCGTGATTCTTTGGCACTTGCCTGGCGCCTTGATTTGGTTCTTGGCGGAAAAGCTGATGATGCTTTACTTGATACGTATGGTGAAGAACGTCGTGAGCATGTTCATTACTACATCGATTTCTCCATGGAGCTCGGCAATGTCATTTGCATTGCTGATGAAAAAGAAGCACGCTTGCGCGATGAACGCATGATTGAGGAGCTGAAGTCCAAAGACGGGGTTCCAGTTAACACCGACGTTGCGCACCTGGGTCCTGGCGTGTGGATTAAGGAATCCGCACACGGCGGTGAGCTTGCCAAGCAGGGCATTGTGGAATACAAGGGGCAAAAAGCGCGTTTCGACGACGCCGTCGGCCGCGGCTGGACCGTTCTAGGCCTCAACATTGATCCACGCACGATCCTTAATGAGGCCTCCCTTGCAACTTTGGAGTCCATCGGAGCAATCGTGGAATCTGTCGGTGACTCCGAATCTGCAGTGGTAGATACTGAGGGACTTTATTCTCGATGGATTGGTGAAGCCGGAGCACAGTTTATTATCACCCGCCCTGATTTTTACGTGTACTCCACCGCGGCAGACGCAGAGGAATTGCAGCAACAGATTGCTCGACTGTCAGATTTACTCCACCTCAATTCAACTGTTAACGCATAG
- a CDS encoding dioxygenase family protein yields the protein MAISAQQQAVEEDLVERVLSSFDNCENPRLKQIMKSLTVHLHDFIRDVRLTEEEWNYAIDFLTKVGHITDDKRQEFVLLSDTLGASMQTIAVNNEAYEDATEATVFGPFFVDDAPLVENGGDISFGAPGQPAWIEGTVKDTDGNPIPNARIEVWECDEDGLYDVQYADERSAGRAHLYSDENGEYRFWGLTPVPYPIPHDGPVGQMLQAVGRSPVRCAHLHFMVTAPEKRTLVTHIFVEGAPQLAIGDSVFGVKDSLIKKFDEQPRGSVTPDGRDLGEKTWTRARFDIVLAPGNA from the coding sequence ATGGCTATTTCAGCACAGCAACAAGCTGTTGAAGAAGACCTGGTAGAGCGCGTACTTAGCTCCTTTGACAACTGTGAAAATCCACGCCTGAAGCAGATCATGAAGTCGCTTACCGTACATCTTCACGATTTCATCCGTGATGTGCGCCTTACTGAAGAAGAATGGAACTACGCCATCGATTTCTTGACCAAAGTTGGGCACATCACTGATGATAAGCGCCAGGAATTCGTACTTTTGTCTGACACCTTGGGTGCCTCCATGCAGACCATTGCAGTCAACAATGAGGCTTATGAAGATGCCACGGAAGCAACCGTGTTTGGTCCATTTTTTGTTGATGATGCACCACTGGTGGAAAACGGTGGTGATATTTCCTTCGGTGCTCCAGGGCAACCCGCGTGGATTGAAGGAACAGTGAAAGATACCGACGGCAATCCGATTCCAAACGCACGTATTGAGGTGTGGGAATGTGATGAGGATGGTCTTTATGATGTGCAGTACGCAGATGAACGCAGTGCTGGACGTGCACATCTATATTCAGATGAAAACGGTGAATACCGATTCTGGGGTCTGACTCCAGTGCCGTATCCCATCCCGCACGACGGCCCAGTCGGCCAGATGCTGCAAGCAGTAGGACGTTCCCCAGTTCGCTGTGCCCACCTGCACTTTATGGTGACAGCACCTGAAAAACGTACGTTGGTGACACACATTTTCGTTGAAGGTGCCCCACAATTAGCAATCGGCGACTCGGTCTTTGGTGTCAAGGATTCCTTGATCAAGAAGTTTGATGAACAGCCTCGTGGAAGCGTGACCCCAGATGGTCGCGATCTAGGTGAAAAAACCTGGACACGTGCACGTTTCGATATCGTCTTAGCTCCTGGCAACGCTTAA
- a CDS encoding DUF2269 domain-containing protein: MTTIMIAIHAIAAILFLGPATVANSQFHVRAYDAHNGNTQAAGSAKTLFKISQSYGMLSLLVPLLGIAIMLLDWSFYKSEGQFHAAIALSVITWALLLFVIFPRQKKMMGALGLLEDDEQAAKTYEVANWDKAKSQLSMFGGIWALLWVIIAILMFI; the protein is encoded by the coding sequence GTGACCACCATCATGATCGCAATTCATGCTATTGCCGCCATCCTCTTTTTAGGACCGGCAACAGTAGCAAACTCTCAGTTCCACGTCCGTGCATATGACGCCCACAACGGCAACACCCAAGCCGCTGGTTCTGCAAAGACACTGTTCAAGATTTCACAGAGCTACGGCATGCTCTCCCTGCTTGTGCCTTTGCTGGGTATCGCCATCATGCTTCTTGATTGGTCCTTCTACAAGTCCGAGGGCCAGTTCCACGCAGCAATCGCCTTGAGTGTTATCACGTGGGCTCTGCTTCTCTTTGTTATCTTCCCACGTCAGAAGAAGATGATGGGTGCCCTTGGTCTCCTTGAAGACGATGAGCAAGCAGCAAAGACCTACGAAGTTGCCAACTGGGACAAGGCCAAGAGCCAGCTGTCCATGTTCGGCGGAATTTGGGCGCTGCTCTGGGTGATCATCGCAATTTTGATGTTCATCTAA
- a CDS encoding GmrSD restriction endonuclease domain-containing protein — MKIFIRLLIAFSVFLCLYTAAPYIGQDQRNLAPVQAIPQRATVLGYDRTLMFGGWLSGVRENIVNGANGIDPYSGGALDLSAAEVDHIFPLSAAWDLGAHAWTAGERISFANDPLNLVLVSRAENQDKSDQLPSEWLPSDRSARCWYVERLFAVAHAYELPLPEKDIEVSRKQCGFAKFF, encoded by the coding sequence ATGAAGATCTTTATCCGGTTACTCATCGCCTTTAGTGTTTTTCTCTGCCTTTACACCGCCGCTCCATATATTGGACAAGACCAACGAAACCTAGCTCCTGTACAAGCTATCCCCCAGCGAGCCACAGTTTTAGGCTATGACCGCACCTTAATGTTTGGCGGTTGGCTCAGTGGAGTTCGCGAAAATATCGTTAATGGTGCCAATGGCATTGATCCATATTCAGGTGGCGCTTTAGATTTATCAGCGGCTGAAGTTGACCATATTTTCCCACTCAGCGCGGCATGGGATTTAGGGGCTCACGCATGGACGGCTGGTGAACGGATCAGCTTTGCCAATGATCCCCTCAACCTCGTACTAGTGTCACGGGCTGAGAACCAAGATAAATCAGACCAACTGCCCAGCGAATGGTTGCCTTCTGATCGAAGCGCCCGGTGCTGGTATGTGGAGCGACTATTTGCTGTTGCTCACGCCTATGAGCTCCCACTACCGGAAAAAGACATCGAGGTGAGCAGAAAACAGTGTGGGTTCGCCAAATTCTTTTGA